From a single Rhizobium lusitanum genomic region:
- a CDS encoding hydantoinase/oxoprolinase N-terminal domain-containing protein, whose protein sequence is MTSHFLLGIDTGGTYTDAVLFHETDGIIAKAKSLTTRHDLAVGIAGAVDTVIAKAGVPVSAIGLVSLSTTLATNALVEGQGGRAGLVMIGFGPEDLKRDGLAEALGSDPVLFLPGGHNVHGNESPLDLTALEEALPELSKSVSSFAIAGYFAVRNPAHEIRVRDAIRELSHLPVTCSHELSSKLGGPRRALTTLLNARLVSMIDRLVGACEGFLAERGIAAPMMVVRGDGALISAAEAKLRPIETILSGPAASLVGARYLTGLDNAVVSDIGGTTTDVAVMEAGRPRLDADGAVVGGYRTMVEAVAMRTYGLGGDSEVKINDRGLVAGFELGPRRLLPLSLVAHTHSETIIAVLEQQLRAPHLGRNAGRFAVRTGVPDHLASGLTPLEQALFDKIGTTPLALDQLLTSTSQKATLDRLVARGLVHLSGLTPSDAMHVLGRQSQWNGEAARLGLGLAMRMKDGSGRPIAASVEELAQKIVDRLTRQSADVILAACLAEDGVADLDPAKSISIDRALRRAPGIARFSISLDRPLVGLGASAPVYYPAIAAMLASESAIPADSDVANAIGAVVGQVRISATVFVTMPEDGIYVLNGAGETLRFTDEEKSFSMARERAIAVAMAQARLNGAVDPVIAMDEQVDAPEVEGNRKLVEARFIATASGRPRIAVD, encoded by the coding sequence GTGACATCTCACTTCCTGCTCGGCATCGACACGGGTGGAACCTATACCGATGCCGTTCTCTTTCATGAAACCGATGGCATCATTGCCAAGGCGAAGTCGCTGACCACGCGGCATGATCTGGCTGTCGGCATCGCCGGCGCCGTGGATACAGTCATCGCCAAGGCCGGGGTTCCCGTCTCCGCCATCGGCCTCGTGTCGCTATCGACGACGCTTGCCACCAATGCGCTGGTCGAAGGGCAGGGCGGCCGTGCCGGGCTGGTGATGATCGGCTTCGGCCCGGAGGATCTGAAGCGCGATGGTCTCGCCGAGGCGCTGGGATCCGATCCCGTGCTGTTCCTGCCCGGCGGGCACAATGTCCACGGCAATGAGAGCCCGCTCGATCTGACGGCCTTGGAAGAGGCGCTGCCGGAGCTTTCGAAGAGTGTCTCGTCCTTTGCTATCGCCGGCTATTTCGCCGTGCGGAATCCGGCCCATGAAATCCGCGTGCGCGATGCCATTCGCGAGCTGTCGCATCTGCCGGTCACCTGTAGCCATGAACTTTCCTCCAAGCTCGGCGGCCCGCGCCGGGCGCTGACGACGCTGCTGAATGCCCGCCTGGTCTCGATGATCGACCGACTAGTCGGCGCCTGCGAAGGCTTTCTGGCTGAGCGCGGCATCGCTGCACCGATGATGGTGGTGCGCGGCGATGGTGCTTTGATCTCGGCCGCCGAGGCCAAGCTCCGTCCGATCGAGACCATTCTCTCCGGCCCGGCCGCGAGCCTTGTCGGCGCGCGTTATTTGACCGGTCTCGACAATGCCGTGGTGTCCGACATCGGCGGCACCACCACCGATGTCGCGGTCATGGAGGCTGGCCGGCCACGACTCGATGCCGATGGCGCCGTCGTCGGCGGTTACCGCACCATGGTCGAAGCTGTCGCCATGCGCACCTATGGCCTCGGCGGCGATTCCGAGGTGAAGATCAACGATCGTGGCCTTGTCGCCGGCTTCGAGCTTGGGCCGCGCCGCCTGCTGCCCCTCAGCCTTGTCGCCCATACGCATAGCGAGACCATCATCGCCGTGCTGGAACAGCAGCTCCGCGCGCCGCATCTCGGCCGCAACGCCGGCCGCTTTGCGGTGCGAACCGGCGTGCCGGATCATCTGGCAAGCGGGCTGACGCCACTGGAACAGGCGCTGTTCGACAAGATCGGGACGACACCCCTGGCCCTCGACCAGCTTCTGACCTCGACCTCGCAGAAGGCGACGCTGGATCGGCTGGTGGCGCGCGGCCTCGTACATCTTAGCGGCCTGACGCCATCGGATGCCATGCATGTGCTTGGTCGCCAGAGCCAGTGGAACGGGGAGGCCGCGCGACTTGGCCTCGGGCTGGCAATGCGGATGAAGGACGGTTCCGGCCGCCCGATCGCGGCATCCGTCGAGGAGCTGGCGCAAAAGATCGTCGATCGCCTGACGCGGCAGTCCGCCGATGTCATCCTCGCAGCTTGTCTTGCCGAGGACGGTGTTGCCGATCTCGATCCGGCCAAGTCGATCTCGATCGACCGCGCTCTTCGCCGCGCGCCAGGCATCGCCCGTTTCTCCATCTCGCTCGATCGTCCCCTGGTCGGCCTCGGTGCTTCCGCCCCGGTCTATTACCCAGCCATCGCCGCGATGCTGGCGAGCGAGAGCGCCATTCCCGCTGATTCGGACGTGGCGAACGCCATTGGCGCCGTCGTCGGCCAGGTCCGCATCAGCGCCACCGTCTTCGTCACCATGCCGGAGGACGGCATCTATGTGCTGAACGGCGCCGGTGAGACCTTGCGGTTTACCGATGAGGAGAAGAGTTTCTCCATGGCGCGGGAGCGGGCAATCGCGGTGGCGATGGCGCAGGCACGGCTGAACGGTGCCGTCGATCCCGTCATCGCCATGGATGAGCAGGTCGATGCGCCAGAGGTCGAGGGCAATCGCAAGCTGGTCGAGGCGCGCTTTATCGCGACAGCCAGTGGTCGCCCGCGGATTGCCGTGGATTGA